The Flavobacterium faecale genomic sequence CAATTTTTGAATTTCACTATGTGACAACGCCACTTTTGATTGCGTTAATAGGTCTAAAATAGCAGCTTTTGAGGCTGTATTACGAGTTGTTTTCATAATTATAAAAATAATAACGCAATATTGTTGCGTTTAAATAAATACCCAGTATATTTGCAACAAAATTGCAATAGGCAAATATACAAGAAAACAAAGGATTGACCAAGATTCTAATCTGAAACTGCATATTATACCACCGACACAAAAACAGTAATGCCAAAGTCTAGCAAAATAAATGTTTATATCATTACCGGATTTCTTACCTCCGGAAAAACGACCCTTTTAAACCATTTGTTACAGCAATTTTCTGCCGAAACAAATGTAGTGATTGGTACGAACTGCAATTATTAAGAAACCAATGAGGTTTCAGTAAAATAATTTTTAAAAAAATAGCAGAATACATTATACCACAACACTCAAAATTTACACATCAATTATGGAAGATTTAAACAAACTACATCAAGAACAAATAGGCGATCATCACATCGGCACCTCAGCAGAAACACCATTAAGAGCGGATGCTTTCTTGATGCCAGACAATCAAAAAATTGAAGCCATAGCCGAACATTACCATAAAATAATGGAAATTTTAGGACTCGACTTAACCGATGATAGTTTGAGCGGAACACCCTATCGAGTAGGTAAAATGTATGTAAAAGAATTATTTTCGGGCTTGGATCCAAAAAACAAACCCAAAATTTCGGTATTTGACAATAAATACGAATACAACAAGATGTTGGTCGAAAGCCAAATTACCTTCAATTCCTCTTGTGAGCATCATTTTTTACCCATCGTGGGCGTGGCGCACATTGGGTATATCTCATCCGGAAAAGTTATTGGACTTTCGAAAATGAATCGCATTGTGGATTACTACGGAAGACGTCCTCAGGTACAGGAACGAATGACTATTCAGATTTTTAACGAACTAAAAGCTGCGCTACAAACCGATGATGTGATTGTAGTTGTAGAAGCCGAGCATTTATGTGTTTCAAGCCGTGGTGTAAATGACAAATCAAGCAAAACAACCACTTTGGAGTATGGCGGAAAATTTGAAGACGACCAAATAAGAAATGATTTTTTTAAAATGATCTAAAGATTTCCTTGAAATAATGTAACACCCTTTACCCTAAAGACAATTATTATTTCTTCAACACTATTTTACAAATGAAAAATCCAGCTACAAAAAAATCAACCGCCACTTTTGATATTTTAGGCATCTCAACAGCCACTTTATGCTTAATCCATTGCATGATTTTCCCTTTGCTTACAATACTCCCAATTGGATTATCAGACAATTGTATCATCGATGTCCTATTCGCGATGATTGGATTAGTAATTGTTTCAAAAATAGTGATGAGTAATGCTAGCAAGCAGATCAAAATAATTTTAGCTACCTCTATGTTACTCGTTGTTACCAATGTCGTACTTGAAGCAATCTTTGATATTCATTCGGTCCTACTTTTTATCGGTGGATTTGGAATGATCATTGGTCACTTTTTAAACTTCAAAGCACATAGGAATACGTAAAAAATCACTGACTCAACGACCTAGATTTTTGAAATGATAAATAAACATTTGTGTACCGTCAATGAAATTATATTTTCAAAAATGATTTTTATCGAAAACAACTAGTACTTAACTATTGAAAAGAATTAATTAAGTCACTCTATTTAAACATAATAGCACCAGAATTAAGCGTAAATGCAACAATTTATCATCAATCACAAACGCAACAATGTTGTAATTAGGAATTGTTTTGTATATTCGCAACATAATTGCATTAAAGTAGAAGGCAAATTAAATTTTCTTTCTTAATCAAGCATAAATAATCTTCGTTTTCGAAAATGAAAAAAAAAGCATCCATAATACATGTATTTTTATCTCTAGCAGTATTGTTCGCAATAGTGCTTCAGAACGTACATGCCTATGAGCATCATTTTCAGAAAAACACAGTACAATTAGTAAAAAGTAATGCTTCAACCAGCAAGTCAATGATTAGCGATAGTCATGATTTTGTTGAAAAATGTAGTCTTTGCGATTTTCATTTTAGCACTTTTACAGCGATCAACTTTAGTGCTATCGAATATTTAACCGCTACAAAAACGGTTTATTCAGTAGCTTTTTATCGTCAGCTATTCCCTTCTGTTTTTAATGGAAGCTTCTTTTCACTTCGAGCACCTCCTTCTTTTTAAACGATTAAAATAAAAAAAGCATGCTAATTTTTTAGTGTGGCTTTCCTTCATTTTACCTTTTAAAAAACCATAATGTCCAAGAAAAAGCATGTTTTTTTCTGGCTTGTGCTGTTTTGCAGTAGCATCTATTCGCAAAATAACATCAGCGGAAAAATCATTTCCGAAAAGCGAATCAACTCCGCCAACACACACATTCATATTAATAACAAAGTCATAAGTAGCAATTCGTCTGGTCAGTTCCAAGCGAATGATTTACCTAGTGGTTCTACAAAGATCTTTGTATCTCATGCTGGTTACCAGCCAATAGACACGGTGATTCAGCTACAATCTGATCTGAAAATTGATTTTAAATTAAAGCCGAGTACTACTGCGCTTGATGAGGTGGTGATTCAGCAAAAAAATAAAAATAGCACAACATCGGTTGTCGCACAACAGTTGAAGTTGGCTACTATTGAAAAATATAGCAACCAAACCTTGGGCGATGCACTGAAAGAAATTGCAGGTGTAGCAACACTCAAAAGCGGTAATTCTATTGTAAAACCCATCATCAACGGCCTATATGGCAGTAGAGTTCCTGTGATTTATAACAATGTAAGACTCGAGGACCAACAATGGGGAATGGAACACGATCCAAATATTGACATCAATACAGCAAACAAAATTACGGTAATCAAAGGTTCATCCGGTTTACAATATGGTGGTGATGCCATTGGTGGCCTTGTGATTATTGAACCCTTGACCGTAAAAAAAGATACTTTGTTTGGTAGAACCATTATCAATTATGACAGCAATGGCAAAGGAGGATCTGTGACCACGAGTCTGCACCAAGGGAACGATTTGGGACTGAGTTGGAATGCTACAGGTACCTACAAGTACTTGGGTGACAAGCAAGCGCCAGACTATAATTTATCTAACACAGGTACTCGCAACGCCCATTTTTCGGGAGATTTAAAATACAGTGCTGCAAAGTTTAACAGCTCGCTTTTGTACAGTTATTACAATGCTACGATTGGGATCTTGAGCGCATCGCATACAGGTAACGTGAATGATTTGTACAATTCGATCACAAACAAAATACCTTCTGTAATAAATGATTTTACATATAACATCAATAATCCTAAACAAAAAGTAAAACATCAAATCGTCAAATTTAATTCGAATTATTATTTCGATAATGCATCGTTTTTGTCTTTGCAATATGATTTTCAATCGAATAATCGATTAGAGTATGATGTGCGTCGTGGTGATTTCAACGACATTGCTGCACTCGATTTAGATCTAAAAACCCATACATTAGCTATTGATTATACCAAAAACACCCACGATTGGCTGATAAAAACTGGAGTAAGAACTGCGATTCAAAACAATTATGCCAATCCTGCAACCGGTATTCGACCTTTAATTCCCAATTATGATAAATTGGATTTGGGAATTTATGGAATAGCAAGCTATCGGTTTTCGGACCGTTTTAGTATCGATGGAGGTATTCGAAACGACTACACCAAAATTGACGCTTCCAAATTTTACCTCAAATCGCGTTGGGAAGAAAGAGGGTATGACGAACAATTTTCTGAATTTATTGCAGGTGATTTTAGCACACAATGGCTTACCAAACCTTCGTTTACTTTTAATTCTGTTTCTGCCAACATAGGTACACATATAGCAACGGCAGCAAAATGGGAACTGTTCTCGAACCTGAGTTTTGCTTCTAGAAATCCAAATCCGTCAGAATTCTTTAGCGATGGCTTACATCATTCGACTGGAGTGATTGAATTGGGTGATTTGAATTTAAAGAAAGAACAAGCCACCAAATTATCTGTAGCCGCAAAGAAACAATTCAATCGATTCTCTTTCGAATTAAATCCTTACCTCAACAGCATTAAAGACTATATATTTTTGAAACCAACCGGTTTTGAAACCACCATAAGAGGTGCATTTCCGGTTTATGAATACCAGCAAACCAATGCTGTACTAGCAGGAGTTGATCTTCAAACTGTTTGGGAAATCAACAACAAATGGGCGCATAGTTTGCGACTCTCCTACGTAAGCGGGCGCGACAAGCAAGCAAACGAACCGTTGATCGACATGCCTCCGTTGCAAATTAACAACAAAATTACTTTTTCAAAAAAAGAATGGAATTCCCTGAGACTAGAACTTCAAAGCGAACTAGTTTTTAGACAAACGCAATTTCCAGACAACAATTTTTATACTCAAATTATAAAGGACAATGAGCTCGTTTCTGTTTTAGTAGACACAAGTACGCCTCCTGCAGGTTATCAATTATTTCATTTTTATTCGGAAATGAAGTTTAAGACCTTTAAAAAAGCTACGACCACAGTGGCATTTTCGATACAAAATATATTCAATGTTTCATACAGAGACTACTCAAACCGTCAACGCTTTTTTACCGATGAAGTAGGTCGAAGCATTCAATTACAACTCAAATTCAATTATTAAATCAATTATACCATGAAAATCAATTCAAACACTCAAACAATGACAACGACAATGAAAAATTCTCAAAAATCGACAATGAAAAATTTCAAAACTTTAGCGCTTGCTGTTTTAGCGACATTAACCATTTCGTCTTGTAGTAACGATGATGAACCAGTTCCTGTAAACGAAGAAGAATTAATCACGACTGTTACAGCAATTTACACTCCAGTTGGTGGCGGAACAGCAATTACATTGCAATACAAAGATCTTGATGGCGAAGGTGCTAATGCTCCTGTAATTACAGTATCTGGTCCTTTTGCAAAAAACACGACTTATAATGGGGCGGTAACTTTCAAAAATGAATTAGCCAATCCAGTTGATGATATTACGCTAGAAATTATTGAAGAAGGTGTTGATCACCAATTATTTTATCAAAAAACTGGAACGTTAAATGCATTTACTTACGGAACTGCAACTAGCAATTTTGATGCAAACGGAAAACCAGTAGGACTGCAATCTGTTTTTACAGCTACCAATGCAGCTGCAGGAAACTTGACAATTACCTTGAGACATGAACCAAACAAAAGCGCAACCAATGTTGTTACTGGTGACATCACCAACGCAGGAGGTTCTACTGATGCCGAAGTTACTTTTGCTATTACTGTTCAATAATCAATCACCAATTTTATAACTTAAAAAATGAAACACAAATTCTACAAACTATTATTTTTATCTGGATACGAAAGTAGTGCAAGTCATTAAAATTTTGAAGCTTCACAAGGCCTATTAAAACCTTTCTACGCTTCATTTTTCACACTATTAATCCTTATAAGTAAACCTAAGTTGTTTATTTATAAGGATTTTCGCTTTTTTATTTGGTTAGTCAAATATATTTTTTAGCTTTGTCTAAAATTAATTAGATAACATTCCTAAAATATAATTGTGAAGAACCTATTTTTTACCTATTCGCTACTTTTCAGTTTGCTGGCATTGGGTCAATCAAAAATTTCTGGCGTAGTTAAGGGCGGAAATAGTCCGTTGCCCTTTGCCAACCTTGTTTTATCGCCAACAAAACAAACTACCGTAACCGATCAGGACGGGAATTATGTGTTCGCAAGCGTACCTTCTGGCAACTATGTACTACTCGCCTCTTACACTGGCTTTCAATTCGAAAAGAAAAAAATTGTGGTGAAGGATAGTCTCGACAGTACGCAAGATTTTAATTTGAGGGAAAACAACTCGCTGGATGAAGTGGTGGTTACGGGAACGTTGAAACCTGTCACCCGAATGGAAAGTGCGGTGCCTGTAGAAGTGTACAAGCCAACATTCTTCAAAAAAAACCCAACAGCAAATGTTTTTGATGCCTTGCAAAATGTTAACGGCGTACGTCCACAATTGAACTGTAACATTTGTAATACTGGAGATATTCACATCAACGGGCTCGAAGGACCCTATACTTTGGTGTTGATTGACGGTATGCCTATCGTGAGTGGCCTGTCTACCGTTTATGGATTATCGGGTATTCCGAATTCATTGTTGGAACGAATCGAAATTGTTAAAGGACCTGCCTCCTCTTTGTACGGGAGCGAAGCCGTAGGTGGACTGATCAATATTATTACCAAAAACCCAAAGAATGCTCCTGTGTTTTCGGCAGATTCTTTTGTGACAGATTGGGGTGAGCTGAATTTGGATTTGGGCTTCAAAGCCAATGTTGGCAAAACAGCCTCAGTATTAACGGGCGTTAACTACTTTAATTACAGTAATCCAATTGACAACAACAACGATAATTTTACTGACGTAACATTACAAAGCCGTATTTCGATCTTTCAAAAATGGAATTTTAATCGAAAGAGCAATAAATTATTATCCTTGGCGGGACGTTATTTTTATGAAGACCGTTGGGGCGGCGAATTACAATGGAACAAGTCCTTCCGTGGTGGAGATGAAGTGTATGGCGAAAGCATTTATACCAAAAGATGGGAATTATTGGGAGCCTATGAATTGCCTTTTAAAGAAAAAATGCTCTTTACTTTTTCGTTGACCAACCACGACCAAAATTCGGTTTATGGAGACGTTCCTTACCTAGCACAACAACGCATTGGATTTGGACAATTGACTTGGGACAAAAAAATCAACAAACACGACATGCTTTTTGGTACCGCCTTGCGCTATCAATATTACAATGACAACACCACCGCAACTGTAGCACCCGATGTCAATTATATTCCGAGTTTGTTTGCTCAAGACGAAATTGCCTTTAATGACAACCACAAGATATTATTGGGAGCGCGTTACGATTATAACAGCAACCACGGAAATATTTTTACCCCAAGATTTGCTTACAAATGGAAAATCAACGACAACAATATCCTTCGTTTCAATACCGGAACAGGTTTTAGAATCGTGAATTTGTTTACAGAGGAGCATGCCGCGCTTACAGGTGCACGTGAGGTAATTGTAACCGAGGCATTAAAACCGGAACGTTCTATCAATGCCAATTTAAATTACTTGAAAAAAATCTACACAAATAACGGTACCTTCATCGGGATCGAAGCTTCGGCTTGGCATACTCGCTTTAGCAATTCTATAATTCCGGATTATGACACCAATCCAAACCAAATTATTTACAAAAACCTTGATGGATATGCGGTAACACAAGGATTTAGTACCAACATCGATATGGTTTTTACCAATGGTTTGAAAGTAATTTTGGGAGGTACGTACATGGATGTTACGAAAACAGAGAACCAAAAGAAAACACAACAAATTTTGACAGAGAAATTCTCAGCGACTTGGGCAATTTCGTATCGAATAAACAAATTATCTCTAGACGTTGATTATACCGGAAACGTATATGGACCTATGCGTTTGCCACTCTTGGGCGATTTGGATCCTAGAAAAGAATATTCACCCACTTGGAGCATTCAAAACATCCAGTTCACATTCGATAAAATAAAAAATATCGAAATCTATGCGGGTGTCAAAAATTTATTAAATTGGACGCCTAACAAAGGGAATCCGTTTATTATTGCTAGAGCAAATGACCCATTCGATAAAAATGTACAGTTTGATGCAAGCGGCAATGTGCAAGCCACAGCAGATAATCCGTATGCATTGACTTTTGACCCAACCTATGTTTATGGTCCCAATCAAGGAATAAGAACCTTTTTTGGTCTTCGATACACCATGCGATAAGTTGAAAAACACAACCAAAGCATTGACTACCAATTACAATTTATGAACTGATGAAAAAGATCACCATTTTATTGCTACTGCTCTTGGGGACTATTCCATCTAGTTTTGCTCAATTGAAAACTTATACTTTTGAAGAAGCATTTGATGCATCGAAAGAAAATCCAAAGTCGATAGTGGTTTTCGTGCATACCAATTGGTGTAAGTATTGCAAGATGATGGACAACAGCACCTTTAAGAATACCGAACTGATTGCAACCTTGAATAAGGATTTTTATTTTGTGAAATTTGATGGCGAGACAAAAGAGAACATCACCATCAACCATCATGTGTATAAGTATGTCCCGCGCGGTCGCAACACAGGCACACATGAGCTTGCGGCTGCAATCGCCACCATTGACGGACAAATTACCTATCCGACTCTTGTTGTTCTAGAAGATGAAGCAACAATACTATTTCAAAAAAGTTCTTACTTGAATGCCAAAACAGTACATAATATTTTGTTGCAAACTAAGAAAGCAAACTAGAAAGAATGATACTCTATTGGCTTACAACAATTTGTTGACTTTTTTCGAAATTCCAAATAGTCCCTACAAATTTCTGTTCATCAACCATGAATGGCATGTTATTAAAGTCACCGCCTTGATGAATATCCAAATATTTTGAAACTCCGTGAACTGAAGTACTCAAGGCATAACCGTGCTTTTGATCGATTATTTTTGAGACAATAGTCCAGCTTCGATTCGAATAACTTACTGCAGGCGCATAAATCAAAAGACCTTCAAATATGCCACCTTCGATGACATCCAACCACATATTTACACCCAATACTTGAGCACTTATTTTATAGTTATCTCCCTCTGTTTTTTCGAATAACCAATCATGACCTGAAAATTCAGATTCTAAAACAAGATGCGGCATATAGCTGAAACGACCTCGATCAAACACATCCAAAACCATTTTATAGTCCCCTATCATGGTTCGTAATTGGTAATAATAATTAGAATCTGGTAGCATAATATGTGTTTTTTAGATGAATAAAAAAGTATCTGTAGAAATACAAAAGTTAAAAAACAACCCTTCATTTTAGAAACAAATGACACAAGAGGCTGATTTGCTGTCACAAAGCACCTATACTCTAGCATTAAAAAAGAGCATTCACAGCTGATTTTTTTAACCTAATGGTAATTCGTACAATTCAAACCTCGGTTACTTGAAACTGAATCCTATTACATCCACAAGCAACAAAAGCATTGAATAAGAGGAGATGTTATTGTACATTTTGTCCACAGTAGAAAACATTTATCAAACTATAACAAAACTTTATTATTGGATTCAAAGAGTTCATTTGAAACTTCGTAACTTTGTGGGTTCAAAATATTAATAGTTTAAAATAAAAAGATATGTATCCAGAAGAAATGGTAAAACCAATGCAAGCTGAATTAACAGTAGCAGGTTTTCAAGATTTACATAGTGCAGAAGCAGTAGATAACGCAATCAAAGCAGAAGGAACTACACTAGTAGTAGTAAACTCTGTATGTGGTTGTGCTGCAAGAAACGCACGTCCAGGAGCAAAAATGAGTTTAGATGGTGCTAAAAAACCAGACCACTTAATCACTGTTTTTGCAGGAGTTGACAAAGATGCAGTTGATGCAGCAAGACAACACATGTTCCCTTTTCCTCCATCATCACCAGCAATGGCGTTATTTAAAAACGGAGAATTGGTACACATGTTAGAGCGTCATCATATTGAAGGTCGTCCAGCTGAAATGATTGCTGAGAACCTACAAGATGCTTATAACGAGTACTGTTAATCAGCAAACTTAATTTATTAAAACGTACCGCACTAGTGGTACGTTTTTTTTTGCCTCAAAGGCTAAAGGATTGCACGTATATGAAAATTGGAATCTTGGTTATTTGTAGCAGTTATTAACTATTACCATTAAAAAAACATTTGCTTTGAAAAATGATTTGCCTTTAATTTCATTTACTGCCATTGATAATGGATACTATTCCTACATTAAAGTCAAGCATGGCAGTTACCCCAATTTGATGTTTTTACTAAAAGAAGAACTAGGTTTAGATTCTTTTGGCGAATGTGGTGGCGTAGGCCGGT encodes the following:
- a CDS encoding GTP-binding protein, whose protein sequence is MPKSSKINVYIITGFLTSGKTTLLNHLLQQFSAETNVVIGTNCNY
- the folE gene encoding GTP cyclohydrolase I FolE — encoded protein: MEDLNKLHQEQIGDHHIGTSAETPLRADAFLMPDNQKIEAIAEHYHKIMEILGLDLTDDSLSGTPYRVGKMYVKELFSGLDPKNKPKISVFDNKYEYNKMLVESQITFNSSCEHHFLPIVGVAHIGYISSGKVIGLSKMNRIVDYYGRRPQVQERMTIQIFNELKAALQTDDVIVVVEAEHLCVSSRGVNDKSSKTTTLEYGGKFEDDQIRNDFFKMI
- a CDS encoding MerC domain-containing protein; this encodes MKNPATKKSTATFDILGISTATLCLIHCMIFPLLTILPIGLSDNCIIDVLFAMIGLVIVSKIVMSNASKQIKIILATSMLLVVTNVVLEAIFDIHSVLLFIGGFGMIIGHFLNFKAHRNT
- a CDS encoding TonB-dependent receptor, producing MSKKKHVFFWLVLFCSSIYSQNNISGKIISEKRINSANTHIHINNKVISSNSSGQFQANDLPSGSTKIFVSHAGYQPIDTVIQLQSDLKIDFKLKPSTTALDEVVIQQKNKNSTTSVVAQQLKLATIEKYSNQTLGDALKEIAGVATLKSGNSIVKPIINGLYGSRVPVIYNNVRLEDQQWGMEHDPNIDINTANKITVIKGSSGLQYGGDAIGGLVIIEPLTVKKDTLFGRTIINYDSNGKGGSVTTSLHQGNDLGLSWNATGTYKYLGDKQAPDYNLSNTGTRNAHFSGDLKYSAAKFNSSLLYSYYNATIGILSASHTGNVNDLYNSITNKIPSVINDFTYNINNPKQKVKHQIVKFNSNYYFDNASFLSLQYDFQSNNRLEYDVRRGDFNDIAALDLDLKTHTLAIDYTKNTHDWLIKTGVRTAIQNNYANPATGIRPLIPNYDKLDLGIYGIASYRFSDRFSIDGGIRNDYTKIDASKFYLKSRWEERGYDEQFSEFIAGDFSTQWLTKPSFTFNSVSANIGTHIATAAKWELFSNLSFASRNPNPSEFFSDGLHHSTGVIELGDLNLKKEQATKLSVAAKKQFNRFSFELNPYLNSIKDYIFLKPTGFETTIRGAFPVYEYQQTNAVLAGVDLQTVWEINNKWAHSLRLSYVSGRDKQANEPLIDMPPLQINNKITFSKKEWNSLRLELQSELVFRQTQFPDNNFYTQIIKDNELVSVLVDTSTPPAGYQLFHFYSEMKFKTFKKATTTVAFSIQNIFNVSYRDYSNRQRFFTDEVGRSIQLQLKFNY
- a CDS encoding type 1 periplasmic binding fold superfamily protein, with amino-acid sequence MKNFKTLALAVLATLTISSCSNDDEPVPVNEEELITTVTAIYTPVGGGTAITLQYKDLDGEGANAPVITVSGPFAKNTTYNGAVTFKNELANPVDDITLEIIEEGVDHQLFYQKTGTLNAFTYGTATSNFDANGKPVGLQSVFTATNAAAGNLTITLRHEPNKSATNVVTGDITNAGGSTDAEVTFAITVQ
- a CDS encoding TonB-dependent receptor encodes the protein MKNLFFTYSLLFSLLALGQSKISGVVKGGNSPLPFANLVLSPTKQTTVTDQDGNYVFASVPSGNYVLLASYTGFQFEKKKIVVKDSLDSTQDFNLRENNSLDEVVVTGTLKPVTRMESAVPVEVYKPTFFKKNPTANVFDALQNVNGVRPQLNCNICNTGDIHINGLEGPYTLVLIDGMPIVSGLSTVYGLSGIPNSLLERIEIVKGPASSLYGSEAVGGLINIITKNPKNAPVFSADSFVTDWGELNLDLGFKANVGKTASVLTGVNYFNYSNPIDNNNDNFTDVTLQSRISIFQKWNFNRKSNKLLSLAGRYFYEDRWGGELQWNKSFRGGDEVYGESIYTKRWELLGAYELPFKEKMLFTFSLTNHDQNSVYGDVPYLAQQRIGFGQLTWDKKINKHDMLFGTALRYQYYNDNTTATVAPDVNYIPSLFAQDEIAFNDNHKILLGARYDYNSNHGNIFTPRFAYKWKINDNNILRFNTGTGFRIVNLFTEEHAALTGAREVIVTEALKPERSINANLNYLKKIYTNNGTFIGIEASAWHTRFSNSIIPDYDTNPNQIIYKNLDGYAVTQGFSTNIDMVFTNGLKVILGGTYMDVTKTENQKKTQQILTEKFSATWAISYRINKLSLDVDYTGNVYGPMRLPLLGDLDPRKEYSPTWSIQNIQFTFDKIKNIEIYAGVKNLLNWTPNKGNPFIIARANDPFDKNVQFDASGNVQATADNPYALTFDPTYVYGPNQGIRTFFGLRYTMR
- a CDS encoding thioredoxin family protein — encoded protein: MKKITILLLLLLGTIPSSFAQLKTYTFEEAFDASKENPKSIVVFVHTNWCKYCKMMDNSTFKNTELIATLNKDFYFVKFDGETKENITINHHVYKYVPRGRNTGTHELAAAIATIDGQITYPTLVVLEDEATILFQKSSYLNAKTVHNILLQTKKAN
- a CDS encoding BrxA/BrxB family bacilliredoxin produces the protein MYPEEMVKPMQAELTVAGFQDLHSAEAVDNAIKAEGTTLVVVNSVCGCAARNARPGAKMSLDGAKKPDHLITVFAGVDKDAVDAARQHMFPFPPSSPAMALFKNGELVHMLERHHIEGRPAEMIAENLQDAYNEYC